A segment of the Panacibacter ginsenosidivorans genome:
AAACAGGGTTGTATAGAATAAGTCAGCAAACACTTTCTAATAATTTATTGGGCAATACACCTGCAGAACAGTTTCAGTTATGGCGCAATGGTGTGCAGGTAGCTATTTATACAAGTGTGCCAAGTGGTATAATTCCGGCGAATGGTTATATAGAATTCTGGGGAGAAAAAAATGACGGCAAACCAGATAAGGCATTGTATAAAAACCCCGCCAATCAGCTAAGTGATGTGCTTAGTTTAGAAACGGATACTGCAGCCTATTTTCTTACTGTAAATAATGCAGGGAATAATTTACGTGTAACAGATGCAGCCAATAATGTTGCGGGTAACATACTTTCACCGGAGCCATACTTGTTGTATGAATACCGATACGATTACCAGCAACGGCTTAACTGGGGCAAGGGTATAAACTTTGGTGAATATGTGTATTCTTCAAGTTACGATGTCGGCGAGTTCTGGGCAAGCAATGATATATACCAGGCCACACCACTGCAATTGAATGCAGGTAATTTATTTGTTGAAACAACTGCTGGTATTGATCCTGTATTGAAGGTGAGTTTTGCAGGCAATTCTTCGAATGATAATAACGGTTCAGTTTATAGAAATGTAAAAGCAGATATCAATAACAGTAATTTTATTGATCAACGATTGGTACAAATGAGTGCTGAAGTTTTACCTAATACTAAAACAATTCCACTCACACTGCTCAACACAACGAATAACAATTTTAGATTCTCAATTTATAACACCAATGAATTTGATAGGGTAGCAGTGGGATTTGTAAGTCTTACTTATCCAAGAAAATTCAATTTTGGTGGTGCTTCCAATTTTGCATTTACAATGCCTGCAAAAGCGCAGGATAGTTATTTGGAGATTGACGCCAGTAGCTTTAGCAGTGGCGCAACAACACCTTTTCTGTATGATCTTACCAATAATAAAAGATATACTGCAGTTGTATCAGGAGGCTTTATAAAATTTGTATTGCCCGCAACAATGACCGAAAGGAAATTGGTATTGGTAAGTGAAGATGCAGCCAATTTAAATACTGTAAGCAGTATGGTTGCCCGCAACTTTATTGATTATAGTATCAGCAATAACCAGGGAGATTATCTTATAATTTCTAATAAGATATTACAGGTGGGTACGGATGCTTATAAAACTTATCGTTCTGGTTCAGCAGGCGGAGCTTACAATGCAAAAGTTTTTGATATAGATGAATTGGTTGACCAGTTTGCATTTGGTATAAAGAAAGACCCTTTATCTGTAAAGAATTTTTTGAAGTACGCAAGAAATAAATTTGCGGTCGCACCAAAATTTGCTTTCCTCATTGGCAAGGCTGTAACCTATAATGAATACAGGGAACATGAAACTTCTGTTTTTGCAGATCAGTTAAATCTTGTACCAACATTTGGATGGCCCGCATCAGATGCTTTACTGGCGAGTAATGATCTTGATCCTATTCCTGCAACACCTATTGGAAGATTAGCTGTAATAAAATCAGAAGAAGTACAAATTTACCTGGATAAAATAAAAGAATACGAACATAAGCAACAAAGCGCTACGCAAACAGTTGATGAAAAATTGTGGATGAAAAATATGGTGCATGTTGTTGGAGCAAATGACCCCAGCCTCGATGCTGCACTTACTGCAGATCAAAACAGGTACAGAGATACGATTAGAGGTCCTTTATATGGAGCAAGTGTTTTCAGCTTTAACCGCACGGCAACAGGTCTCGAAACACCCTATACAGAATCCCTGATGGAAAAGCAGTTCAATAATGGTCTTGCATTATTAAATTATTTTGGGCACTCTGCGGCTACATCCCTGGATTACAATCTAAACGATCCTAACCAATTTAATAACGCAGGAAAGTATCCCGTCTTCCTTGTAAATGGTTGTAATGCAGGAAACATTTATTCTTATGATACCAGCAGGTTTAGCTTAATAACTTCTTTATCAGAAAAATTTGTATTGGCCAAAGACCGCGGCAGTATTGGTTTTATAGCCAGCACGCATTTTGGCATAGAAAGTTATCTTGATATTTATAACCAGGGATTTTATTCTTCATTATCGTCTGTAAACGGTTACAATATGCCGGTTACAGTTAACATGAAAGATGCAGCAATAAAATTAGTGAACACAAATTTTGACTCCGTTACGCGTTATCAGCATGCAGAGCAGAATGCATTACACGGCGATCCTGCTTTAAAGATTAATGCTTTCGCAAAACCTGATTTTGCGGTAGAAGATTCCAAAGTAATTGTTGATCCGAGTTTTATTTCAGTAGCAGATAACAGTTTTAATATAAAGGCATACTTCTATAATCTTGGCAAGGCAGAAGGAGATTTTGTTGCTATATCTGTAAAATGGCAACATCCTGATAACACTATTACAAGTTTAGTGGACAAGCAAATTGTAGCAGTAAGATATATTGATTCTATTGCAATGACGGTTCCTATTGTTGCTTCAAGAGATGTCGGCAGTAATAAATTGCTCGTATCTATTGACGCGCCGGGTAAATATGACGAGTTAAGTGAAATGAATAATAATGTTACCAAAACATTTTTCATTTATGAAGATGAACTGAAACCTGTTTATCCATATAATTTCAGTATTGTAAACAGGCAAAATATAAGACTGGTTGCGTCTACTGCAAACCCACTGAGTCCTGTTAAGCAATATAGCATGCAGATAGATACCACTGAATTATTCGACTCTCCTTTAAAATATAGTGAGAATATAACTTCTGCTGGTGGCATACTGGAATTTAATCCTGGCATAGCATTCAGCGATAGTACGGTTTATTACTGGCGTGTGGCGCCGGTGCCTTCAGATGGAAATTATATATGGAACACAAGCAGTTTTGTGTACCTGGCAAATAGCAGCTTTGGTTATAACCAATCACATTTGTACCAACATTTAAAATCTGGTGTTGAACGTATTTATATAGACAGTTTTAGTCGCAAGTGGAATTATAAACCTGATTCTTCTTCCCTAAAAATCACTCATTCTATTTTTGGACAGGGTGCAAGTGGCACAACCAGCCCTGCTGATTATGCAATACAAATAAACGGGCAGACTATTACTGCGAGTGTTTGTTTGGGTCATTCAGTTGTATTCAATTTATTCGATCCAATTACATTAAAGCCTTACTATAACCAGGCTATTCCTTCTACCAATCCATCTGGTTCTTATGGTGGATTTATGAATAGTAGCGCACTTACTTGTAATGCGCCTGGCGGTAAAACAGGAACAGAATATAATTTTGAATTTTCTTACCTTGACTCTACTGCTGGTAAACCTTTAGGAAGAAGATTAATGCGTGATTTTATGGATTGGATTCCGGACGGAGTAATAATAACGGCAAGATTAATTTTTGATGAACCTTTTGCAACACAACCGTTTGTCGATAGATGGATACATGATAGTGTGTATTACGGAAAAGGTAATACTGCTTATGACCGTTTAAAATCCGCCGGTTTTGCAGGATTTGATCAGTATACTTATCCAAGAACATGGGTATTTGTGTACAAAAAGAAAACAGCTTCTTTTGAACCGGTTTGGAAATTATCCGAAGGCTTATCGGATCAGATCAATTTACAGCTTACAATAGAAACGCCTGATTCACTTGGCTATATTACATCTCCTTTGTTTGGCCCCGCTACTGCTTGGAAACAAGTAAAATGGAGGGGAAATACAGCCGATGCAAAAGCAGGTGACCTTCCAATTGTTGATGTGATTGGTGTAAGCAATACAGGGATAGAGTCTGTTTTATATACGCTCAATATATCACAACAGGATTTTGATATTTCTTCAGTAAATGTTGCAGCTTATCCTTATATAAGACTGAGGATGCGAAATGCAGATAGTATTAATCTTACACCATATCAATTAAGGTATTGGAGATTATTATATGATCCTGTCCCGGAAGGAGCTTTAGCACCAAACTTACTCTACAACTTTAAAGACAGCTTAAATCTTGGTGAAAAGACTGACTTCCAGATGGCATTCAAAAATGTAGGTGACGTGTCTTTTACGGATAGTATAAAAGTGAACATGACAGTGTATGATGCTTCAAATGTTGCGCATCCCATTACTGCTCCGAAACTAAAAAAATTAAATGCAGGAGATACTGCCACGATAAGCTATCTAATTGACTCAAAGACTTTTAATGGAACAAATAACCTGTTCCTTGATGTTAATCCTGACAATGATCAACCAGAGCAATATCACTTCAATAATTTTCTTTATAAAAAGTTCCAGGTAAACACAGATAATTTCAAACCTGTTATGGATGTTACGTTTGATGGCATACACATTCTTAATAACGATATTGTTTCTGCACAACCACACGTGCTAATCAGTATAAAAGATGAATCAAAATTCCTCTTACTTGATGACACCAGTTTATGTAAAGTACAACTTCAATATCCAGACGGTAGTTTAAGAAGATTCTATTTCAATACAGACACATTAAGGTTTACTGCCGCCACAGCAACTTCATCTGATAATACAGCTAAGGTAGATTTTACGCCTTATTTACTGGATGATGGAACGTACCAACTGATCGTCCACGCTGAAGATAAAACCGGCAATGCCGCAGGCGGTACAGATTATACAGTTTCATTTATGGTTTATAATAAGCCTATGATCTCAAACATGTTCAACTATCCAAACCCTTTTACAACAAGTACCGCTTTTGTTTTTACGGTAACAGGTAGCCAGGTGCCGCAAAATATAAGAATACAGGTGCTTACCATTACTGGTAAGATCGTAAAAGAAATAACAAAAGAGGAATTGGGACCACTGCATATTGGTCGCAACATCACCGAATACAAATGGGATGGTACCGACCAATATGGGCAGAAACTTGCAAATGGTGTGTACTTATACAGAGTAATTACAAACCTGAATGGTAATAAATTAGACAAGTTTCCTACATACGATTCAAATGGCAGTGAAGTAAATACTGATAAATATTTCAACAAAGGCTATGGTAAAATGTATTTAATGA
Coding sequences within it:
- the porU2 gene encoding putative type IX secretion system sortase PorU2, translated to MNQTVLLILSFCCVALLCGWFFMQRLSLGLSPEGERGQAFFKISSVVLTNLQKKYHQQTALFNRMMMVCLLLVAAVAAKAQYNNEWIDYSKTYYKFKVGKTGLYRISQQTLSNNLLGNTPAEQFQLWRNGVQVAIYTSVPSGIIPANGYIEFWGEKNDGKPDKALYKNPANQLSDVLSLETDTAAYFLTVNNAGNNLRVTDAANNVAGNILSPEPYLLYEYRYDYQQRLNWGKGINFGEYVYSSSYDVGEFWASNDIYQATPLQLNAGNLFVETTAGIDPVLKVSFAGNSSNDNNGSVYRNVKADINNSNFIDQRLVQMSAEVLPNTKTIPLTLLNTTNNNFRFSIYNTNEFDRVAVGFVSLTYPRKFNFGGASNFAFTMPAKAQDSYLEIDASSFSSGATTPFLYDLTNNKRYTAVVSGGFIKFVLPATMTERKLVLVSEDAANLNTVSSMVARNFIDYSISNNQGDYLIISNKILQVGTDAYKTYRSGSAGGAYNAKVFDIDELVDQFAFGIKKDPLSVKNFLKYARNKFAVAPKFAFLIGKAVTYNEYREHETSVFADQLNLVPTFGWPASDALLASNDLDPIPATPIGRLAVIKSEEVQIYLDKIKEYEHKQQSATQTVDEKLWMKNMVHVVGANDPSLDAALTADQNRYRDTIRGPLYGASVFSFNRTATGLETPYTESLMEKQFNNGLALLNYFGHSAATSLDYNLNDPNQFNNAGKYPVFLVNGCNAGNIYSYDTSRFSLITSLSEKFVLAKDRGSIGFIASTHFGIESYLDIYNQGFYSSLSSVNGYNMPVTVNMKDAAIKLVNTNFDSVTRYQHAEQNALHGDPALKINAFAKPDFAVEDSKVIVDPSFISVADNSFNIKAYFYNLGKAEGDFVAISVKWQHPDNTITSLVDKQIVAVRYIDSIAMTVPIVASRDVGSNKLLVSIDAPGKYDELSEMNNNVTKTFFIYEDELKPVYPYNFSIVNRQNIRLVASTANPLSPVKQYSMQIDTTELFDSPLKYSENITSAGGILEFNPGIAFSDSTVYYWRVAPVPSDGNYIWNTSSFVYLANSSFGYNQSHLYQHLKSGVERIYIDSFSRKWNYKPDSSSLKITHSIFGQGASGTTSPADYAIQINGQTITASVCLGHSVVFNLFDPITLKPYYNQAIPSTNPSGSYGGFMNSSALTCNAPGGKTGTEYNFEFSYLDSTAGKPLGRRLMRDFMDWIPDGVIITARLIFDEPFATQPFVDRWIHDSVYYGKGNTAYDRLKSAGFAGFDQYTYPRTWVFVYKKKTASFEPVWKLSEGLSDQINLQLTIETPDSLGYITSPLFGPATAWKQVKWRGNTADAKAGDLPIVDVIGVSNTGIESVLYTLNISQQDFDISSVNVAAYPYIRLRMRNADSINLTPYQLRYWRLLYDPVPEGALAPNLLYNFKDSLNLGEKTDFQMAFKNVGDVSFTDSIKVNMTVYDASNVAHPITAPKLKKLNAGDTATISYLIDSKTFNGTNNLFLDVNPDNDQPEQYHFNNFLYKKFQVNTDNFKPVMDVTFDGIHILNNDIVSAQPHVLISIKDESKFLLLDDTSLCKVQLQYPDGSLRRFYFNTDTLRFTAATATSSDNTAKVDFTPYLLDDGTYQLIVHAEDKTGNAAGGTDYTVSFMVYNKPMISNMFNYPNPFTTSTAFVFTVTGSQVPQNIRIQVLTITGKIVKEITKEELGPLHIGRNITEYKWDGTDQYGQKLANGVYLYRVITNLNGNKLDKFPTYDSNGSEVNTDKYFNKGYGKMYLMR